The genomic region tgaaaaattgtttgctaaggctaaagaattagatatttgcaatgcttccatttccgaccttagaagtaaaaatgatatattgcatgctaaggttgtatagttaaaatcttgcaaatcctctacatctaccgttgaacatacttctatttgcattagatgtagagatgttgatattaatgctattcatgatcacatggctctaattaaacaacaaaataatcatatagcaaaattagatgctaaaattgccgagcatgaacttgaaaatgaaaaattaaatttgctcgtagtatgctttatagtgggagacaccctggcattaaggatgacattggcttccaaaaaggggacaacgtcaaacttaatgcccctcctaagaaattgtctaattttgttaagggcaaggctcccatgcctcaggataacgagggttacattttgtaccctgccggttatcctgagagcaaaattaggagaattcattctaggaagtctcactctggccctaaccatgcatttatgtataagggtgagacatctagttctaggcaaccaacccgtgctaagttgcctaaaaagaaaactcctagtgcatcaaatgatcatgatatttcatttaagacttttgatgcatcatatgttttaactaacaaatccggcaagttagttgccaaatatgttgggggcaagcacaaggggtcaaagacttgtgtttgggtacccaaagttcttgtatctaatgccaaaggacccaaaaccatttgggtacctaaagtcaagaactaaacatgttttgtaggtttatgcatccgggggctcaagttggataatcgacagcgggtgcacaaaccacatgacaggggagaagaaaatgttctcctcctatgagaaaaaccaagatccccaacgagctatcacattcggggatggaaaccaaggtttggtcaaaggattgggtaaaattgctatatctcctcaccattcaatttccaatgtttttcttgtagattccttagattacaatttgctttccgtttctcaattatgtcaaatgggctacaactgtctttttactgatgtaggtgtcactgtctttagaagaagtgatgattcaatagcatttaagggagtgttagagggtcagctatacttggtagattttgatagagctgaactcgacacttgcttaattgctaagactaacatgggttggctctggcaccgtcgactagcccatgttgggatgaagaatcttcataagcttctaaagggagagcacattttaggattaacaaatgttccttttgagaaagacagggtttgtagcgcatgccaagcagggaaacaagttggtgctcatcatccacacaagaacatcatgacgactgacaggccactggaactcctacacatggatctattcggcccgattgcttacataagcatcggcgggagtaagtactgtctagttattgtggatgattattctcgctccacttgggtgttctttttgcaggaaaaatctcatacccaagagactttaaagggattcttgagaagggcacaaaatgagttcggcttaaggatcaagaaaattagaagcgacaacgggacggagtttaagaactctcaaattgaaggcttccttgaggaggagggcatcaagcatgagttctcttctccctacatgccacaacaaaatggtgtagtggagaggaagaatagaactctattagacatggcaagaaccatgcttgatgagtacaagacttcggatcggttttgggccgaggcggtcaacaccgcctgctacgccatcaaccggttgtatctacaccgaatcctcaagaaaacatcatacgaactcctaaccggtaaaaagcccaatatttcatattttagagtctttggtagcaaatgctttattcttgttaaaaaaggtagaaaatctaaatttgctcctaagactgtagaaggctttttactaggatatgattcaaacacaagggcatatagagtctttaacaagtcctccggacaagttgaagtttcttgtgacgttgtgtttgatgagactaacggctctcaagtagagcaagttgatcttgattagataggtgatgaagaggctccgtgcatcgcgctaaggaacatgtccattggggatgtgtgtcctaaggaatccgaggagcctccaaatgcacaagatcaaccttcctcctccacgcaagtatctccaccaactcaaaatgaggatgaggctcaagttgatgaaggagaagatcaagcaaatgagccacctcaagatgacgacaatgatcaagggggagatgcaaatgatcaagacaaggaggatgaagaaccaagaccgccacacccaagagtccaccaagcaatccaacgagatcaccccatcgacaccatccttggcgacattcataagggggtaaccactagatctcgtgttgctcatttttgtgaacattactcttttgttttctctattgagccacacaaggtagaggaagcactataaGATTCGGATTggttggtggcaatgcaagaggagctcaacaattttacaaggaacgaggtatgacatttagttccacgtcctaatcaaaatgttgtaaacCAAGTggattttccgcaacaagcaagatgagcatggtgtggtgacaaggaacaaagctcgacttgtggccaagggatactcccaagtcaaaggtttggatttcggtgaaacctatgcacccgtagctaggcttgagtcaattcgtatattattggcctatgctacttaccatggctttaagctttatcaaatggacgtgaaaagtgctttcctcaatggaccaatcaaggaagaggtctatgttgagcaacctcccggctttgaagatagtgagtaccctaaccatgtgtataaactctctaaggcgctttatgggctcaagcaagccccaagagcatggtatgaatgccttagagattttcttatcactaatggcttcaaagttggaaaagctgatcctactttattcactaaaactcttgaaaatgacttgtttgtatgccaaatttatgttgatgatattatatttgggtctactaacgagtctacatgtgaagaatttagtaggatcatgacacaaaaattcgagatgtcaatgacgggggagttgaaatacttcttgggatttcaagtaaagcaactccaagagggcaccttcattagccaaacaaagtatactcaagacattctcaacaagtttggaatgaaggatgctaagcccatcaaggcacccatgggaaccaatggacatctcgacctcgacacggaaggtaaatccgtcgatcaaaaggtataccggtcgatgattggctctttactctatttatgtgcatctcgaccggatattatgctttctgtatgcatgtgtgcaagattccaagccgaccctaaggaagcccaccttacggccgtaaaacgaatcttgagatatttggcttatactcctaagtttgggctttggtaccctcggggatccacatttgatttgattggttattcggatgccgattgggcggggtgtaaaattaatagaaagagcacatcggggacttgccagttcttgggaagatccttggtgtcttgggcttcaaagaagcaaaattccgtagctttttctaccgccgaagccgagtatattgccgcaggtcattgttgcgcacaactactttggatgaggcaaacccttagggactacagttacaaattaatcaaagttcctcttctatgtgataatgagagtgcaatccgcatgacggataatcccgttgagcatagccgcactaaacacatagccattcggtatcattctaagggatcaccaacaaaagggagatatcgagattgcttatattaacactaaagatcaattagccgatatctttaccaagccactagatgaacaaacctttaacaaacttaggcatgagctaaatattcttgattctaggaatttcttttgatgtcttgcatacatagctcataaatatacctttgatcatatctctttcatgtgctatgactaatgtgttttcaagtgaatttcaaaacaagtcataggtgtattgaaagggaattggagtcttcagcgaagacaaaggcttccactccgctccataactcatccttcgccgtcgctccaagccatttctccaacgttggtataatcttcactcgtattttattttccaaaggggagaaagtagtaacaagggcttatatttcactcaagtatccgtttttggcgattcatgccaaagggggagaaagtattagcccaaagcaaaaggaccgcaccaccacctaattttaaaagagtttttcaattggtatgatttttcaaattagtatctcattatgttcaaaagggggagagagtaatattttcaaaatcagtatcttaaaaccctcttgaacactaagaggaggaatttatcaagggggagttttgtttagtcaaaggaaaagcatttgaaacagggggagaaaatttcaaatcttgaaaatgcttcgcaaaattctatttatttacctttgactatttgcaaaaggactttgaaaaggatttacaaaagaacttgcaaaaacaaaacatgtggtacaagcatggtccaaaatgttaaaattaaagaaacaatccatgcgtatcttataagtatttatattggctcaattctaagtaacctttgcacttacattatgcaagctacttcaattatgcacttctatatttgctttggtttgtgttggcatcaatcaccaaaaagggggagattgaaagggaattaggcttacacctattccctaaatgattttggtggttgaattgcccaacacaaatatttggactaactagtttgctctagtgtataagttatacaggtgccaaaggttcacacttagccaataaaaagaccaagaattgggttcaacaaaaagagcaagggataaccgaagacagctagtttggtggttggggttataaatacccccaaccaccccacattcaagacatccaagtttctcaacttccaaccacttacaagagctaagcattcaatacaagacacacccaagtgatcaaatcctctcccaaattccacaaaagctttagtgttaagtgagagagatttgttgtgttcttttgagctcttgcgcttggattgctttcttctttctcattctttattgagatcaaactcacttgtaattgaggcaagagacaccaatcgtgtggtgatccttgtgggaactttgtgttccaagtgattgagaagaaaagctcactcggtccgagggaccgtttgagagagggaaagggttgaaagagacccggtctttgtgaccacctcaacggagagtaggtttgcgagaaccgaacctcggtaaaacaaatccgcgtgtcacactctttattcgcttgcgaattgttttgcaccctctctcgcggacttgattatatttctaacgctaacccggcttgtagttgtgattaactttgtaaatttcagtttcaccctattcaccccccctctaggcgactttcacatgtcaaatcccgggactgatcattggcatgcacttgagcgggttatgcactacctgcaaggtacaatgagttatggaattcactattctggtcagcatgaagtacttgaaggatatagtgattcgaactggatatctgatgtagacgagctttatgccaccagtggttatgtctttactattggtggaggtgtggtatcatggaggtcatgcaagcagaccattttgacgaggtcaaccatggaagctgagctagctgcacttgacacaacaaccgttgaggcagaatggttgcgtgaactcttgatggacttgccggttgttgagaaaccaataccagctatccttatgaactgtgacaatcagacagtgattgctaaagtgacgagttctaaggataatggaaagtcatcaagacatgtcaaaagacgattgaagtctgtcagaaagttgagaaactccggagttataagtgtgacttatatttcaacagataaaaatctagcagatccttttaccaagggactaccacgtaatgtgatagaaatcgcatcgagagagatgggtatgagacccgaataaagtttccatggtggaaacctagtctatgtgatcggagatcccgtgaattaggtcctgggaagaacaagccattggtgatctgaggagagtaacctttgaccctctctaagtaaagatgcaatactctcaaatgctgtaaggcaggttggctctgtgccttaatgtgttctgttggcttgtattagcgaagatgttgtcctgcagaacattcttgaaagaacacacctatatgagttagactgtctaacgtcgcagtctatgagatttgggtgatctctagtaaactcatgaagagaccttggagtacgacgtatatgctccacccgagaaggggactactggtagccaagtactggtcatgacttcaagtgaaacccattcacgcaaaacttgcaattcaaggcatagtccattgtccaagttgtgggttggtgtagcttggagttctaggcggaagttcaacttaacagtctctgctgaaaaactagtatattaaacagtagtgaacagtggcgaaaactgcagatgggcatttgagatctggtgggggattgttaggatttatgggctaggcccaattgagaaattcaaataaattccaggaaaatcacaaaagcccatataagtggatgactagggaataggtggaaccaatagcaccatattgctagttctagtggagtagagctagcttaaatatggaagccacactcactcaccaagtcatggatgagaggagagagtgtggagggcCACACGCGCGCGCACGCTCGCTCGCCTCACCTGGCCTAGCCGGgctggggcggggcggggcgaagggcgcaggcgcacgacatgcgcgtgaatggtccgccgaaatccggctccTCGCCTTACGGGGGCGCGGCTAccatttgccgtttgattttttggtttcttggctgttacgcttatcctaaccgatcgctataaaatctcaactgaacgtgagattttcgtgggcggataagatcgGGGGTCGCGGCCGcagacgtgcatctgcgatcaggagagcaggtctccggaacccttcgtcttctagatcctgcaccgggagagggcgaataaggtttttgggaagcgtcttcacgcgactactcgtgatcttctgacctcgtcgactcTGCTGACTTCGctgcttcgacgtcgtcgaccctgctgattccggcgcgcgtCATCTATCGgtatgtctaatcagtacgcatcatctgatttggctttttatttcagttcttctgatttggtcatgatttatattcggaatttaatctagaatttgtctaattattcaacacttCCTACTTCTGCTAACTTTAgttgcattatggtggtggtagaTAAATGGTCCAAGTATGCTCACTTTCTTCCTTTGGCACACCCTTTCACAGCTTCAAAAGTGGCGAAGCTATTTTTGGATCACATTTACAAACTACATGGACTGTCTGCTATTATTATTTCTGACAGAGACCGGATATTTACAAGCTCATTTTGGCAACAACTGTTTTACTTTCAGATACTAAAAACTCAGCATGTCTTCAGCATATCGCCCCCATTCCGATGGGCAAACGGAGAGGGTTAACCAATGTTTAGAGACTTTCCTTCGGTGTTTTGTCCATGCTTGTCCAAGACAATGGTCTCAGTGGATTTCGGTGGCCGAATTCTGGTACAACACCTATACTCACACTGGATTGGACAAATCCCCATTTGAGGTGCTGTATGGCCACATGCCTCGCCACTTTGGTATTACTGATCAGCGAGCTATCTCGGTTCCAGACCTGAAAACATGGCTGCAAGAGAGGGAACTCATGCAGAAACTTATTCAACAACATCTCACTCGGCACCAAGATCGAATGAAGAAGCAGGCCGACAAGAAGCGATCTGAGCGCGTTTTTGTTGTTCACAATTGGGTCTTTCTGAAGCTGCAACCTTATGTGCAAACATCTGTAGCCACCAGAGCCAACCACAAACTTTCATTCAAATTCTTCGGACCCTTTTAGATAGTCGAGCAGATCAGTCCAGTCGCTTACAAGCTCAAATTATCGGACACTTCTTCCATCCATCCTGTATTTCATGTGTCCCAACTCAAGGCAGCTACTGGAACCAATCATCAGTCGATTTCATCTCTACCATCTGGTACTAATCCATTGCAGGTCCCTCTTCATATCCTGCAACGACGCCTGGTTCAGCGTGGCAGCAATATGGTTGCGCAGGCGAAGCTCGTTTGGTCCGGCCTCGACGCAGCATTGACCAACTGGGAAGATGTGATGGCTCTCAAGGAACGATTCCTAAATGCACCTGCTTGGGGACAAACAGACTTTGAAGGGGAGGCGGATGTCAGCAATGCTGACGAGAACGACAAGCTGAAGGCAGCAGACAGCAGGAACAAGCCACACGGCACGCAAGTCAGTCGTCTAAATACTAAAGTTACTAGACCGATGTGGGCCAAGTAGTGGAAGTCGTCTGGCTGTGGGCCGTTTTTGATCCAATAGCTCTATATAAAAGACAATACGAAGAATACTACCGAGACGCCGCCGGGCTCTCGGTGCCATCTCCCTTCTTCTCTGCTCTCTCGCCCCTTCTCCACGCATCTTCTCTGCTCGACTGCTCCTCCCTTCCCATTGCTAACACGAGACTTTATTTCGAAATCTCGGCTGACAAACGTGCAAAGTTGACTTTTCTAGAATAAAATGCGATTAACATATGTATGCGTCCAGAGACAAGCGCGCAATGCCCCCTAACATAAAATTTCAACTTTACGAAAATGggtcaaaaagaaaagaaaagaatacaAGGCAATCCAAACACGATCAGTCTATCCAGCGAATCGATCGGCGTGAAGTTGAACCCAACCCGCGTCTGCGTGCGCGTCTGCTGGCGGTGGGTGGTCCCTGTGATTGGCTGCCAGATTGGAATGGTCGGGCCGGATCCGCTTCCCAGCGTGGACCAGGCCGCCGCGGTGGGTTCGGTGGGTGTCGTCGTCTCCACGCCGGCCACCCAACTTGCTTGGAGCGGGATTGTTTTGAGAACTGCGGCTATGCTTCAGAGTCGGTCGATTCTTTGTCCACAAGATAAGGAAGCAAGCATGAGTACTCTGTAAAATTGGAGAGCTCGAAAGGCTCTGCCAATTAGGGGAAGGAATGGATGTTTCATCACGCtcgttcaaaactgaaaagacagTGAAACACCAGAGGAAATGATGGTGAGCCTAGagagcgggaggcggagcggcTACTATGTTTTGTcgattttgttttttttttccaaAAAATAAAAGACAAAAGAAAACCGTCCCtcttcgcccccccccccccccccccttcttgcTTCGCGTCTTCTTCCTCCCCAAGTCGCCTCCGCGCCTCCGCATATAGGCAGCGTCGCCCCTCTCCGCTTTCCCGAATTAGCGCCACCGCCACCTCCGCCTCCGATCCCGCCTCTCCCGGGAACGAAGCCGAGCCGCCCGAATCGCCCTCCACCCACCCATATAGCCGGGCCCCGGACCGCTCCCCACCGGCTCGCGCCCCCGACCCCTCCGCCGTCCGCCGCCGCATCGcgtgggagggggaggaggaggaggaggaggaggccatGGCCGCTGCCGTAGCTTGCAGGCGCGCGGCGCTCCTGCACGGGCACCAGCAGTGGCCGCAGCGGTGGGCGGCCGCGCCCTGCCCCCGCTCCATCTCGCAGCTCGTCAAGACCAACGGCCGCCGCGCCTTCCTCGTAGACACCCTCGCCCTGGTAAGTCAAGCCTCCGGGGTCTCTCCTTACCGTACTCTCGCTCAGTTTCGGCTTCCGCCCGAGAGGTGTTCGGCGGAATGCTCCGGCGAGCTGCTGACGCGGGCCGGGATGGTCGTGTCGCTCGCAGGTCAGGAAGCTGGAGTCGCAGGGCGTGCCCACCAAGCAGGCGGAGGCGATCACCTCCGCCATCACGGAGGTCCTCAACGACAGCCTCGAGAGCATCTCCGAGTCCTTCGTCTCCAAGGCCGAGATGCAGAAGGCAAGCGCCTCGCCTTTGGCATTGCGTGGATGGTTGTTTCATAGAGGTTTGCTTGGGTCCTGTGGACGGATTGCTCGGTTGTCTTTCTCATTTGGTGGTCTTGGTACTCTGTTTGCAGAGTGAGATGCTGCAGGAGTCcaatatctccaagttcaagtcCCAAGTGCAGAGCTCGCAGGTACTGTTTGAAACTAAAATGTTAGGTCGTGAGGATTAGTTGTCCCTGGATTTTCATGGGGCTTAATCTGGGATCTTGTACATGATCCACATAAATTGTTGCTGGCTTCAAATTGGTCTGTGTATTTTATAGGCCTTTTGGGGTGAAGTCACTCAGCATTTCTTCCTCTCTGGATTGTTTTAGATTTGTTCATTTCAGCAGTACAGGGTTTGTTGGATGAAAGTTTGTACAACCTGATTTAGAGCTGCTGCTCGTTAACATTGATGGGGCTATTTGTTTGTGGAATAGATGTGCGCAGATGGGGATTGTGGGTTGAGTCACCATTTATCTGTGCCTTTGGGGGTATCAGATTATGGTGGGTGATATGTCTTGGCCATTTTTACCATCTTAATTGCAGTGAGATTGGTAAATTTGCTCACATGTCTTAACATTTGGccttttattttggagttaacatCAGTGGTCTGAGCTTGCCTTGTAGAAGTTAATCTCAAGTCATCAAGTTACATTAGTTCAGGCTTAAAAGATGTACTGCTTGCCTTGTATTGGTTACAGGGCCATTTCTCAAATCAGTTTACATCCATGTGAAATGTTAGTGTAGTATCCATGGTAAGGGATGAACGATACCTATCTGAGCCTTTGGAGAGGTGTCTTATCTCATATACCCTTGGCATGCCAGCAGTAAAGTTGGGGAGAATAGAATAATCTTCCTTTTCAAAAACCACTATTTGTACTATAACACGGACATGGACATCTGAATTAGTTAAGGTTGTTTTTATGTATGCATCATACCACTTATTCTCAACAATTAGTTTCAAACTTGTGGCCTGTTGGTTCCAGAGGCGCTCCCAGAGTC from Zea mays cultivar B73 chromosome 6, Zm-B73-REFERENCE-NAM-5.0, whole genome shotgun sequence harbors:
- the LOC100285948 gene encoding uncharacterized protein LOC100285948, translated to MAAAVACRRAALLHGHQQWPQRWAAAPCPRSISQLVKTNGRRAFLVDTLALVRKLESQGVPTKQAEAITSAITEVLNDSLESISESFVSKAEMQKSEMLQESNISKFKSQVQSSQENHFSLLQRETEKLRGDIDKMRSELKYEIDKVTAGQRLDLNLERGRIRDELAKQNEETTELTTKLDKEIHSLKAQLEAAKYDVIKYCIGTIVSISAVGLAVLRIVM